In Carya illinoinensis cultivar Pawnee chromosome 7, C.illinoinensisPawnee_v1, whole genome shotgun sequence, the following are encoded in one genomic region:
- the LOC122316996 gene encoding 5'-deoxynucleotidase HDDC2 isoform X3 codes for MVSTLPRLASQILPLPSIFSLSATASRCIKMAIVHDIAEAIVGDITPSDGISKAEKSQREREALDHMCKLLGGGSRAQEIGELWSEYEENSSPEAKVVKDLDKVEMILQALEYENEQGKDLEEFFQSTSGKFQTEMGKAWALEITSRRIKQG; via the exons ATGGTGTCAACCCTCCCTCGACTGGCGTCACAGATCCTTCCTCTGCCAtcgattttctctctctctgccacTGCCTCAAG GTGTATAAAAATGGCAATTGTTCATGATATTGCAGAAG CCATTGTTGGGGACATTACCCCTTCAGACGGGATTTCGAAGGCAGAGAAGAGTCAACGAGAACGGGAAGCATTAGACCACATGTGCAAATTACTTGGTGGAGGATCAAGAG CCCAGGAAATAGGTGAGTTGTGGTCGGAATATGAGGAGAATTCTTCACCAGAAGCTAAAGTTGTTAAGGACCTTGACAAG GTGGAGATGATACTTCAAGCCTTAGAATATGAAAATG AGCAAGGGAAGGATTTGGAGGAGTTTTTCCAGTCTACCTCTG GAAAGTTTCAGACTGAAATGGGCAAAGCCTGGGCGTTGGAAATAACATCGAGaaggattaaacaaggttga
- the LOC122316996 gene encoding 5'-deoxynucleotidase HDDC2 isoform X1, with protein MLSGGRVIASLPDAAFLSLSLLVRFKSLTPHYSPSPSTSFTLYRMATTRDSFSSSSSSCSVPAGDGVNPPSTGVTDPSSAIDFLSLCHCLKTTKRTGWVRKEIKDPESIADHMYRMGLMALIASDIPGVDRNKCIKMAIVHDIAEAIVGDITPSDGISKAEKSQREREALDHMCKLLGGGSRAQEIGELWSEYEENSSPEAKVVKDLDKVEMILQALEYENEQGKDLEEFFQSTSGKFQTEMGKAWALEITSRRIKQG; from the exons ATGTTAAGCGGAGGGAGGGTCATTGCTTCTCTTCCTGATGCcgccttcctctctctctctttgctagTTAGATTCAAGTCCCTCACACCTCACTACTCTCCCTCACCTTCTACCTCTTTTACGCTTTATCGCATGGCCACTACCAGGGATtccttctcctcctcttcctcatcttGTTCCGTCCCCGCCGGTGATGGTGTCAACCCTCCCTCGACTGGCGTCACAGATCCTTCCTCTGCCAtcgattttctctctctctgccacTGCCTCAAG ACAACTAAAAGAACTGGATGGGTACGGAAGGAAATTAAGGATCCAGAGTCCATAGCTGATCACATGTATCGAATGGGATTGATGGCTCTCATTGCCTCAGATATTCCTGGTGTTGATCGCAACAA GTGTATAAAAATGGCAATTGTTCATGATATTGCAGAAG CCATTGTTGGGGACATTACCCCTTCAGACGGGATTTCGAAGGCAGAGAAGAGTCAACGAGAACGGGAAGCATTAGACCACATGTGCAAATTACTTGGTGGAGGATCAAGAG CCCAGGAAATAGGTGAGTTGTGGTCGGAATATGAGGAGAATTCTTCACCAGAAGCTAAAGTTGTTAAGGACCTTGACAAG GTGGAGATGATACTTCAAGCCTTAGAATATGAAAATG AGCAAGGGAAGGATTTGGAGGAGTTTTTCCAGTCTACCTCTG GAAAGTTTCAGACTGAAATGGGCAAAGCCTGGGCGTTGGAAATAACATCGAGaaggattaaacaaggttga
- the LOC122316996 gene encoding 5'-deoxynucleotidase HDDC2 isoform X2: MLSGGRVIASLPDAAFLSLSLLVRFKSLTPHYSPSPSTSFTLYRMATTRDSFSSSSSSCSVPAGDGVNPPSTGVTDPSSAIDFLSLCHCLKTTKRTGWVRKEIKDPESIADHMYRMGLMALIASDIPGVDRNKCIKMAIVHDIAEAIVGDITPSDGISKAEKSQREREALDHMCKLLGGGSRAQEIGELWSEYEENSSPEAKVVKDLDKVEMILQALEYENEQGKDLEEFFQSTSGSGS; this comes from the exons ATGTTAAGCGGAGGGAGGGTCATTGCTTCTCTTCCTGATGCcgccttcctctctctctctttgctagTTAGATTCAAGTCCCTCACACCTCACTACTCTCCCTCACCTTCTACCTCTTTTACGCTTTATCGCATGGCCACTACCAGGGATtccttctcctcctcttcctcatcttGTTCCGTCCCCGCCGGTGATGGTGTCAACCCTCCCTCGACTGGCGTCACAGATCCTTCCTCTGCCAtcgattttctctctctctgccacTGCCTCAAG ACAACTAAAAGAACTGGATGGGTACGGAAGGAAATTAAGGATCCAGAGTCCATAGCTGATCACATGTATCGAATGGGATTGATGGCTCTCATTGCCTCAGATATTCCTGGTGTTGATCGCAACAA GTGTATAAAAATGGCAATTGTTCATGATATTGCAGAAG CCATTGTTGGGGACATTACCCCTTCAGACGGGATTTCGAAGGCAGAGAAGAGTCAACGAGAACGGGAAGCATTAGACCACATGTGCAAATTACTTGGTGGAGGATCAAGAG CCCAGGAAATAGGTGAGTTGTGGTCGGAATATGAGGAGAATTCTTCACCAGAAGCTAAAGTTGTTAAGGACCTTGACAAG GTGGAGATGATACTTCAAGCCTTAGAATATGAAAATG AGCAAGGGAAGGATTTGGAGGAGTTTTTCCAGTCTACCTCTG GCAGTGGAAGCTAA